A genome region from Gossypium hirsutum isolate 1008001.06 chromosome A04, Gossypium_hirsutum_v2.1, whole genome shotgun sequence includes the following:
- the LOC107931104 gene encoding heavy metal-associated isoprenylated plant protein 47, whose protein sequence is MQQKMVLKVQMNCEKCRTQALRIAAAAQGTGVTHMPIQGKEKDELMVTGDEVDSVKLTRCLRKKLHHATILTIEEIKEEKKEEKKDDEKYTPPYYVCYPPYPMPPQIMVQDPCQSQACSIM, encoded by the exons ATGCAGCAAAAGATGGTTCTGAAGGTGCAAATGAACTGTGAGAAATGTCGAACACAGGCTTTGAGGATTGCTGCTGCTGCACAAG GAACAGGTGTGACTCACATGCCAAtacaagggaaagaaaaagatgaactaATGGTAACTGGAGACGAAGTGGATTCAGTTAAGTTGACTCGTTGTTTAAGAAAGAAGCTTCACCATGCTACCATATTGACcatagaagaaataaaagaagagaagaaagaagagaaaaaagatgatgaaaaatataCCCCGCCTTATTATGTATGCTATCCCCCATATCCCATGCCTCCACAAATTATGGTTCAAGATCCATGCCAAAGCCAAGCATGTTCCATCATGTGA